One part of the Lachnospiraceae bacterium JLR.KK002 genome encodes these proteins:
- a CDS encoding FapA family protein gives METMTKKEPQIRVSRDNMQAYLYLPNPVMDAYTEREVREALEKSGVSYGIQEEALNNVIENQIYNREILIAQGDRPRDGVDGYYEYKFDVNFSKKPKLCPDGSVDYWSIKMVEIVTEGQEIAVYHKAIPGVDGMNLKGKPVLAKRGRDLVPLRGKGFERSEDGTSYISLMDGKIEKSSDRITILPVYEVNGDVDLSIGNIDFRGDVIIHGTVCSGVTVKATGTVTIDGVVEGAKIEAGKDIVLRSGVMGASRAVITTRGNISAKFFEYTRVHANGSIRADVFLNCQVSCGESILLDGKKASIVGGEVGAIQGMVVNTLGSDGEVRTHVRIGNDSSVRRRIGILRNKIEVEKANLEKIENGLKLLKDVKNDPRRTDLLRVKIRDTALLAEDTAELEKLEDQMERARGCTVRVIGHVYPGVSVEIDDLEVHVKEEQISLEFIRQMDKIVMCAL, from the coding sequence ATGGAAACTATGACGAAGAAAGAACCACAAATACGGGTCAGTCGTGATAATATGCAGGCGTATCTTTATCTGCCAAATCCGGTTATGGATGCTTATACGGAACGGGAAGTCCGGGAAGCGCTGGAAAAGAGCGGTGTGTCATACGGAATTCAGGAAGAGGCGCTTAACAATGTAATAGAGAATCAGATTTACAATCGTGAAATACTGATTGCACAGGGAGATCGTCCGCGGGATGGCGTTGACGGTTATTATGAATATAAATTTGATGTGAATTTCAGCAAAAAACCGAAGCTGTGTCCCGATGGCTCCGTGGATTACTGGAGCATTAAGATGGTGGAAATTGTAACCGAAGGACAGGAAATTGCTGTATATCACAAGGCCATTCCCGGAGTTGACGGTATGAATCTGAAAGGGAAACCGGTGCTGGCAAAGAGAGGCCGGGATCTGGTTCCGCTGCGTGGAAAAGGATTTGAGCGTTCTGAAGATGGAACGTCCTACATATCCCTGATGGACGGTAAGATAGAAAAGAGCAGCGACCGCATTACCATCCTTCCGGTATATGAGGTGAACGGCGATGTGGATTTATCCATCGGGAACATTGACTTCCGGGGCGATGTGATCATTCATGGAACGGTCTGCAGCGGTGTGACCGTGAAAGCAACCGGGACAGTGACCATAGACGGAGTGGTAGAAGGCGCTAAAATTGAAGCCGGCAAGGATATTGTGCTCAGAAGTGGTGTTATGGGAGCTTCCAGGGCAGTCATTACCACCAGAGGAAATATTTCCGCAAAGTTTTTTGAATATACACGGGTACATGCCAACGGCTCCATTCGGGCAGATGTATTTCTGAACTGTCAGGTGTCCTGCGGGGAGAGCATTTTGCTGGATGGAAAGAAAGCCAGTATTGTAGGCGGCGAAGTGGGCGCAATTCAGGGCATGGTGGTAAATACTCTGGGCAGTGACGGAGAAGTCAGAACCCATGTGAGAATCGGCAACGATTCTTCTGTGAGACGAAGAATTGGAATCCTGAGGAATAAAATCGAGGTGGAGAAGGCCAATCTGGAGAAGATTGAGAATGGTCTGAAACTCCTCAAGGACGTGAAAAATGATCCCAGAAGAACGGATCTGCTCCGTGTGAAAATTCGGGATACGGCGCTTCTGGCGGAGGATACGGCAGAACTGGAGAAGCTGGAAGATCAGATGGAACGGGCAAGAGGCTGTACCGTCCGGGTGATTGGCCATGTATATCCCGGCGTCAGTGTGGAGATTGACGACCTGGAAGTACATGTGAAGGAAGAACAGATCAGCCTGGAATTTATCAGGCAGATGGATAAGATTGTTATGTGTGCCCTCTGA
- a CDS encoding valine--tRNA ligase, with amino-acid sequence MKKELAKTYDPKSIEDRLYQKWEENKYFHAEVDRSKKPFTIVMPPPNITGQLHMGHALDNTMQDILIRYKRMQGYNALWQPGTDHASISTEVKVIESLKAQGIDKKDLGREGFLEKVWEWKEEYGGRIVKQLKKMGSSADWDRERFTMDEGCSQAVQEVFIKLYEKGLIYKGSRIVNWCPVCKTSISDAEVEHQEQDGFFWHINYPVKGEEGRFVEIATTRPETLLGDTAVAVNPEDERYQDIIGKTLILPLVGREIPVVADHYVDKEFGTGCVKITPAHDPNDFEVGKRHNLPEINVLNDDATINGNGGKYQGMDRYEARKLMVQELEEQGLLVKVVPHSHNVGTHDRCNTTVEPMVKQQWFVKMDELIRPAAEAVRKGEITLLPERMDKIYFNWTDNIRDWCISRQLWWGHRIPAYYCADCGELVVARENPGKCPKCGCAHMTQDEDTLDTWFSSALWPFSTLGWPEKTEELDYFYPNDVLVTGYDIIFFWVIRMIFSGYEQMGEKPFHTVLFHGLIRDSQGRKMSKSLGNGIDPLEVIDKYGADALRLTLVTGNAPGNDMRFYWERVESSRNFANKIWNASRFIMMNLAEGKMEDPSLSELALGDRWILSKVNTLAADVTENMDKFELGIAVQKVYDFIWDEFCDWYIEIAKARTFKKDENPESAKVAIWTLKTVLIQALKLLHPYMPFITEEIFCTLQEEEDTIMLSRWPEYREEWHFPEIEEAVEHVKDLVKGIRNIRTDMDVKPGKKVNVYIVTEDETLQNTFRTMKGACILLAGASEIHVQNDRAGIGEDAVSVVIPGAVVYLPLEELVDFEKEKERLQKEKERLTKELSRSRGMLSNEKFLSKAPEAKVQEEKEKLAKYEQMMTQVEERLNQMTGKN; translated from the coding sequence ATGAAAAAAGAATTAGCCAAAACCTATGACCCAAAATCCATTGAAGACCGTCTCTATCAGAAATGGGAAGAAAATAAATATTTCCACGCAGAAGTGGACAGAAGCAAAAAACCCTTTACTATTGTGATGCCTCCGCCCAATATCACCGGGCAGCTTCATATGGGCCATGCTCTGGACAACACCATGCAGGATATTTTAATCCGTTATAAGCGTATGCAGGGGTACAATGCCCTGTGGCAGCCGGGTACGGACCATGCATCCATTTCCACGGAAGTAAAGGTCATCGAATCTCTGAAGGCACAGGGAATTGACAAAAAGGATCTGGGCCGGGAAGGATTTCTGGAAAAAGTATGGGAATGGAAAGAAGAATACGGCGGGAGAATTGTAAAGCAGCTTAAGAAAATGGGTTCCTCCGCAGACTGGGACAGAGAACGTTTTACCATGGACGAAGGCTGCTCCCAGGCGGTACAGGAAGTATTTATCAAATTATATGAAAAAGGCCTGATTTACAAGGGTTCCCGGATAGTAAACTGGTGTCCCGTATGTAAGACTTCCATTTCTGACGCGGAAGTGGAGCACCAGGAACAGGACGGGTTCTTCTGGCATATTAATTATCCGGTAAAAGGAGAAGAAGGAAGATTTGTGGAAATTGCCACCACCAGACCGGAAACACTGCTGGGAGATACTGCAGTGGCGGTAAATCCGGAGGATGAGCGTTATCAGGATATTATCGGCAAGACACTGATTCTGCCCCTGGTGGGCCGGGAAATTCCCGTTGTGGCAGACCATTATGTGGACAAAGAATTCGGAACAGGATGTGTGAAAATCACACCTGCCCATGACCCCAATGACTTTGAGGTGGGTAAACGCCATAACCTGCCGGAAATCAATGTGCTGAACGACGACGCCACCATTAACGGAAATGGCGGGAAATACCAGGGCATGGACCGTTACGAAGCCCGGAAACTGATGGTACAGGAGCTGGAGGAACAGGGGCTTCTGGTAAAGGTAGTGCCCCATTCCCACAATGTGGGAACCCATGACCGCTGTAATACCACCGTAGAACCCATGGTAAAGCAGCAGTGGTTTGTGAAAATGGATGAGCTGATTCGGCCGGCGGCAGAGGCAGTACGAAAAGGAGAGATTACCCTCCTGCCGGAACGCATGGATAAAATATATTTTAACTGGACAGACAATATCCGGGACTGGTGTATTTCCAGACAGCTCTGGTGGGGGCACCGGATTCCCGCCTACTACTGTGCGGACTGCGGAGAACTTGTGGTTGCCAGAGAAAACCCTGGTAAATGCCCCAAATGCGGCTGCGCCCATATGACCCAGGACGAAGACACTCTGGACACCTGGTTTTCCTCTGCCCTGTGGCCCTTTTCCACACTGGGCTGGCCGGAAAAAACAGAAGAACTGGATTATTTTTATCCCAACGACGTGCTGGTAACGGGGTACGATATTATTTTCTTCTGGGTTATCCGCATGATTTTCTCCGGTTATGAGCAGATGGGAGAGAAACCTTTCCATACGGTTCTGTTCCACGGACTGATTCGTGATTCTCAGGGAAGGAAAATGAGCAAATCCCTTGGAAACGGCATTGATCCCCTGGAAGTAATTGACAAATACGGAGCTGACGCTCTGCGCCTGACGCTGGTAACCGGAAATGCTCCGGGCAATGATATGCGCTTTTATTGGGAAAGAGTGGAATCTTCCAGGAACTTTGCAAATAAAATATGGAATGCGTCAAGATTTATCATGATGAATCTTGCGGAAGGGAAAATGGAAGATCCCTCCCTGTCAGAACTGGCGCTGGGAGACCGATGGATTTTGTCAAAAGTGAATACTCTGGCAGCAGATGTGACGGAAAATATGGATAAATTTGAGCTTGGAATTGCAGTGCAGAAAGTGTATGATTTCATATGGGATGAATTCTGCGACTGGTATATTGAGATTGCCAAGGCAAGAACCTTTAAAAAGGACGAAAACCCGGAATCTGCAAAAGTGGCAATTTGGACCCTTAAGACGGTGCTGATTCAGGCGTTAAAATTACTCCATCCCTACATGCCTTTTATTACAGAAGAAATTTTCTGCACGCTGCAGGAAGAAGAAGACACCATTATGCTGTCCCGATGGCCGGAATACCGGGAAGAATGGCACTTCCCCGAAATAGAAGAAGCTGTGGAGCATGTGAAAGATCTGGTAAAGGGAATCCGCAATATCAGAACGGATATGGACGTAAAACCCGGTAAAAAAGTAAATGTCTACATTGTAACCGAAGATGAAACGCTGCAGAATACCTTCCGGACCATGAAAGGGGCCTGCATCCTTCTGGCAGGAGCCAGCGAAATACATGTACAGAATGACAGAGCAGGAATCGGAGAAGATGCCGTATCCGTGGTAATTCCCGGAGCAGTGGTATATCTGCCGCTGGAAGAACTGGTGGATTTTGAAAAAGAAAAAGAGCGCCTTCAGAAAGAAAAAGAGCGTCTGACCAAAGAACTTTCCCGTTCCAGAGGAATGCTTTCCAATGAGAAATTCCTGAGTAAGGCTCCGGAAGCAAAAGTACAGGAAGAAAAAGAGAAACTTGCAAAATATGAACAGATGATGACCCAGGTAGAGGAACGACTGAACCAGATGACTGGAAAAAATTAA
- a CDS encoding DMT family transporter, producing MKKTATLCALAAAALYAVNIPLSRLLLNHAGEIMMAAFLYFGAGMGLAVWGQAEQLRGKADSQERLTGKELPWTIAMVLLDIAAPILLMSGIARTSPANVSLLNNFEIVTTSLIALIIFREIISKRLWLAILMVTAASMMLTFEGDGAFTWNTGSLLVLGACVCWGFENNCTRMISNKSSTEIVVIKGCCSGLGSFLLALLLGEDIPRPPWICAILLLGFVSYGLSIKLYIMAQKNLGAAKTSAYYSIAPFLGVAFSMIFLGDKPGIRFYGAMALMIASTVVIIKDTVALQHTHEHEHTHTHEHLHGTLAHIHEHTHRHTHTHIHTGGPGLHEHTHDRLDGHEHTHGALRS from the coding sequence GTGAAAAAAACAGCAACGCTCTGTGCCCTGGCGGCAGCCGCTCTGTATGCCGTAAATATTCCCCTTTCCAGACTGCTGTTAAACCATGCAGGAGAAATTATGATGGCAGCTTTTCTGTATTTTGGAGCGGGTATGGGACTGGCTGTCTGGGGACAGGCGGAACAGCTTCGCGGGAAGGCAGACAGCCAGGAACGACTCACCGGAAAAGAACTGCCCTGGACCATTGCCATGGTGCTGCTGGATATAGCCGCGCCCATATTGCTGATGTCCGGTATTGCCAGAACCAGTCCTGCCAATGTTTCGCTGCTGAATAATTTTGAAATTGTAACGACTTCTTTGATTGCCCTGATTATTTTCCGGGAAATCATATCAAAAAGACTGTGGCTGGCCATTCTTATGGTGACAGCAGCCAGCATGATGCTTACTTTTGAAGGAGATGGAGCATTTACCTGGAATACAGGTTCCCTGCTGGTACTGGGCGCCTGTGTCTGCTGGGGATTTGAAAATAACTGCACCAGAATGATAAGTAACAAAAGTTCTACGGAAATTGTGGTGATCAAAGGTTGCTGTTCCGGACTGGGCAGTTTTCTCCTGGCACTGCTGCTGGGAGAAGATATACCGAGGCCGCCCTGGATTTGCGCTATACTGCTGTTGGGATTCGTATCTTATGGGCTGAGCATTAAACTGTACATTATGGCTCAGAAAAATCTGGGTGCTGCAAAAACCAGCGCGTATTATTCCATAGCGCCCTTTCTGGGCGTGGCTTTCAGCATGATATTCCTGGGAGATAAACCAGGGATACGTTTTTACGGAGCAATGGCCCTTATGATTGCCAGTACGGTTGTGATAATAAAGGATACGGTTGCGCTGCAGCATACCCATGAGCACGAACATACTCATACTCACGAACATCTGCACGGAACATTAGCTCACATCCATGAGCATACCCACCGGCATACTCATACACATATTCACACCGGCGGTCCCGGACTGCATGAACATACCCATGACCGTCTGGACGGACATGAACATACCCATGGTGCGCTCCGCTCATAG
- a CDS encoding DNA methyltransferase yields the protein MNIKPGDWVLDPFMGSGTTALVCQMRNINSIGYDVMPISEICLKAKKDVFFYDLEEIRTLVKDIEDLKIPDGYNKRIPHIMITRDAYPEENEIFLQYIAEWRDVSGYSENLKKPGIFLHFAL from the coding sequence ATGAACATAAAACCAGGAGACTGGGTCTTAGATCCCTTTATGGGGTCCGGAACAACAGCACTGGTATGTCAGATGAGAAATATTAACAGTATTGGTTATGACGTTATGCCAATTTCTGAGATTTGTCTGAAGGCAAAAAAAGATGTATTTTTTTATGATCTGGAGGAAATCAGGACTCTTGTAAAAGATATTGAGGATTTAAAGATTCCAGATGGCTATAACAAACGAATACCGCATATTATGATTACCCGCGATGCATATCCCGAAGAAAATGAAATATTTCTCCAATATATAGCAGAATGGAGAGATGTGTCAGGATATTCTGAAAATCTGAAAAAGCCAGGAATCTTCTTACACTTTGCATTATAA
- a CDS encoding AvaI/BsoBI family type II restriction endonuclease, protein MLNRFITKPEDLVTTHEQIRAGFFSIALEKNRIGEPYVKNALAFKTMVAHTSGPEDFLTMPSVRPFIITASGLSDKSLQYLSEDDKTAAMEELIEKFLKPAGDNYIDETIYRYLLIRGDAAGGAMRNRIGALGQEKFLRTILSCMNVQGIDYQRRERQ, encoded by the coding sequence ATGTTAAATCGGTTTATTACAAAACCGGAGGATTTGGTTACAACGCATGAGCAAATACGTGCCGGTTTTTTTAGTATTGCATTAGAAAAGAACAGGATTGGAGAGCCATATGTTAAAAATGCCCTTGCATTTAAGACAATGGTAGCCCATACATCCGGTCCTGAAGATTTTCTTACCATGCCTTCTGTGCGTCCTTTTATCATTACAGCATCCGGATTATCTGATAAATCGCTGCAATATCTGAGTGAAGATGATAAGACTGCAGCTATGGAAGAACTGATAGAAAAATTTCTTAAACCTGCCGGAGATAACTATATTGATGAAACGATATACAGGTATCTGCTTATCAGAGGCGACGCGGCAGGTGGAGCCATGAGAAATCGGATTGGAGCATTAGGACAGGAAAAATTTCTTCGCACGATTCTTTCCTGCATGAATGTTCAGGGAATAGATTATCAAAGGAGAGAAAGGCAATAG
- a CDS encoding TetR/AcrR family transcriptional regulator encodes MEEEKLYPPKVKAMYEAVLELFASGRELSTLKVSEITAKAGIGKGTAYEYFATKEEMIVGAIQYEAAKHVAIIMELIENGQSFQEIIFRGMDMLEATHRKYGGFALLERILSDKTISGSGILKELVRRKEDCGAAMDMTGKMLELAADKGLVKDRDAFRVWSAVLSQFVSYAFYLTHGELFPDVNREEARNFVYESIIKILN; translated from the coding sequence ATGGAAGAAGAAAAACTGTATCCGCCGAAAGTAAAGGCAATGTACGAGGCGGTGCTGGAGCTGTTTGCTTCCGGACGGGAACTGAGTACCTTGAAGGTATCGGAAATCACAGCGAAGGCCGGAATCGGAAAAGGCACCGCTTACGAGTACTTTGCCACAAAAGAGGAAATGATTGTGGGTGCTATTCAATACGAAGCGGCCAAACATGTTGCCATTATCATGGAATTAATCGAGAATGGCCAGAGTTTTCAGGAAATTATTTTCCGTGGTATGGATATGCTGGAAGCCACTCACAGGAAATATGGGGGCTTTGCCCTGCTGGAGCGGATTTTGAGCGATAAGACCATAAGCGGCAGCGGTATTCTGAAAGAACTGGTAAGACGGAAAGAGGACTGCGGCGCAGCCATGGACATGACCGGGAAAATGCTGGAGCTGGCCGCAGACAAAGGACTGGTGAAAGACCGGGATGCTTTCCGGGTGTGGAGCGCTGTTCTTTCCCAGTTTGTGTCCTATGCTTTTTATCTGACCCATGGAGAACTGTTTCCGGATGTGAACCGTGAGGAGGCCAGGAACTTTGTGTATGAGAGTATTATAAAAATATTGAACTGA
- a CDS encoding efflux RND transporter permease subunit: MFSRFSVKKPYTVIVGIVLVIILGVVSLSKMSTDLLPSINLPYAIVITTYPGASPEQVESTVTQPIEAAMASTSNIKNISSNSANNMSMVVLEFEQTANMDSITVEMRESLDQISGQWPEVVGNPIIMKLNPDMMPIMIAAMEVEGMDSLQISDYTEKELIPEIESVEGVASVTGTGLIQESVQVTLSQEKIDAVNEKIMASLDEKFSDAEEKMDSAEDEISSGKDKLSSGQAEMAGQLSDAQNQLNDKKIELFQTEADLNTKLAELRETKSDTEKGIESLKELQKQVNSLIEGKKKLTDGIAELQKQKEKLEGQQSQLQEGLEQAQAGLAQIQQALEQAQTAQLQEQVQQLQAQAEQLQAQIAQLEGQQEQLQAGLGQMEAQLRQLQEQLAQVESGLAAIKSELASQEGSTLKENATDKQLVSYISETITQAEQGLIQINGGIAAIETGLQSVAEGKTTINDTLATLNQSQITGSVEMGSASAQLASGEEKLKESKETFEETKKEAYDSANLNNILTMETLTGILTAQNFSMPAGYITDEGERYMVRVGDAVDSMDALKDMVLMDLGMDGVDVIHMSDVADIAVVDNSADSYARLNGRPGVMLSIEKQTGYSTGDVTKRIYDKFESMKKNNGNLEVSVLMDQGIYIDMIVDSVMNNMIFGAGLAILILLLFLKDIRPTLVIAVSIPISVVFAVVLMYFSGVTLNLISLSGLALGIGMLVDNSIVVIENIYRMRNEGLSARKAAVEGAKQVSGAITASTLTTVCVFAPIVFTEGITRQLFVDMGLTIAYSLLASLIISLTFVPMMGAKMLKKTKETKHPWFDRFQEVYGTVLEKMLRLKPLVLLVMVVLLVVSAKAAASRGTAFMPDMESTQMSVSVTPPEGADFEGACKLADEVTEQIQTIEDVESTGAMAGGSGIAASMMGGSGSSNNVTLYIILKEDKKLTNDEIAAQITKLTQDLEGEISVSSSNMDMGALAGTGLSLQIKGRDLDKLQEIAKDVSEIVSKVEGTVDVSDGMEETEKELRITVNKEKAAKYGLTVAQVYQLIQERMETETSDATISTDIKDYDVFLKSVEQSEVSREALKQITFTYTDKEDGEESEISISEVAEFEEVESMVSISRDGQERYVTVNAGIAEGYNVGLVGEEVNKAIADYELPEGYSMKMTGEDETINEAMEQLMLMLVLAIAFIYLIMVAQFQSLKAPFIILFTIPLALTGGFLALFFTGNEISIIAMIGFIMLVGIIVNNGIVMVEYINQLRKEGVEKREAIVTAGKTRLRPILMTAMTTILAMSTTAFGNDMGSDMSRPMAVVTIGGMIYGTVMTLVVVPCIYDLFYSKKSMVEEEI; the protein is encoded by the coding sequence ATGTTTTCAAGGTTCAGTGTAAAAAAACCTTATACTGTAATTGTGGGAATTGTGCTGGTGATTATTCTGGGAGTGGTATCCTTAAGCAAGATGAGTACGGATTTGCTGCCAAGTATTAACCTTCCCTATGCGATTGTGATTACTACATATCCGGGAGCCAGCCCGGAACAGGTGGAAAGCACGGTGACCCAGCCCATAGAGGCGGCTATGGCCAGCACCTCCAATATTAAGAATATCAGTTCAAATTCTGCCAACAACATGTCCATGGTTGTGCTGGAATTTGAGCAGACAGCCAATATGGATTCCATTACCGTGGAAATGCGGGAGAGTCTGGACCAGATCAGCGGCCAGTGGCCGGAGGTAGTGGGGAATCCCATTATCATGAAGCTGAACCCGGACATGATGCCCATTATGATTGCGGCCATGGAAGTGGAGGGTATGGACAGCCTGCAAATCAGCGATTATACGGAGAAAGAGCTGATACCGGAAATAGAAAGTGTGGAAGGCGTGGCCTCTGTAACGGGAACGGGGCTGATTCAGGAGTCCGTTCAGGTGACCTTAAGCCAGGAAAAGATTGATGCTGTCAATGAGAAAATTATGGCTTCCCTGGATGAAAAGTTTTCCGATGCGGAAGAAAAGATGGATTCTGCGGAAGATGAAATCAGCAGCGGGAAAGACAAATTAAGCAGCGGGCAGGCTGAGATGGCAGGCCAGCTCAGCGATGCTCAGAATCAGTTAAACGATAAGAAGATTGAGCTGTTTCAGACGGAAGCAGATTTGAATACGAAGCTGGCAGAGCTGCGGGAGACGAAATCCGATACGGAAAAGGGGATTGAATCTTTAAAAGAACTGCAGAAACAGGTCAATTCTCTGATAGAAGGGAAGAAAAAGCTCACAGACGGAATTGCAGAGCTGCAGAAACAGAAGGAAAAACTTGAAGGCCAGCAGAGCCAGCTTCAGGAGGGGCTGGAACAGGCCCAGGCAGGCCTTGCCCAGATACAGCAGGCACTGGAACAGGCCCAGACAGCTCAGCTTCAGGAACAGGTACAGCAGCTTCAGGCTCAGGCGGAACAGCTTCAGGCTCAGATTGCACAGCTTGAAGGCCAGCAGGAGCAGTTACAGGCGGGCCTTGGCCAGATGGAGGCTCAGCTGAGACAGCTTCAGGAGCAGCTTGCCCAGGTGGAAAGCGGTCTGGCTGCCATTAAATCAGAGCTGGCTTCCCAGGAAGGCAGTACCTTAAAGGAAAATGCCACTGACAAACAACTGGTATCTTATATATCTGAGACCATCACGCAGGCAGAGCAGGGGCTGATTCAGATTAACGGCGGAATCGCCGCCATTGAGACGGGGCTCCAGAGCGTGGCCGAGGGAAAAACAACCATTAACGACACCCTGGCCACATTGAATCAGAGCCAGATTACCGGTTCTGTGGAAATGGGAAGCGCTTCCGCCCAGCTTGCCAGCGGCGAGGAAAAACTGAAAGAATCCAAAGAGACCTTTGAAGAGACGAAAAAAGAAGCCTACGATTCTGCAAATCTGAACAATATTCTGACTATGGAAACCTTAACAGGCATTCTGACCGCCCAGAACTTTTCCATGCCTGCCGGTTATATTACCGATGAGGGAGAACGGTACATGGTGCGTGTGGGAGATGCGGTGGACAGTATGGACGCTCTGAAAGATATGGTGTTAATGGATTTGGGCATGGATGGTGTGGACGTCATCCATATGTCGGATGTGGCTGATATTGCAGTGGTGGATAATTCGGCAGATTCCTATGCCAGATTAAACGGAAGGCCCGGCGTTATGCTTTCCATAGAGAAGCAGACCGGATATTCCACCGGAGATGTGACAAAGCGCATTTATGATAAATTTGAAAGCATGAAGAAGAATAACGGAAATCTGGAAGTGTCTGTGCTGATGGACCAGGGAATTTACATTGATATGATTGTGGATTCTGTGATGAACAATATGATTTTCGGTGCGGGGCTTGCCATTCTGATTCTGCTGCTGTTTTTGAAAGATATCAGGCCCACGCTGGTCATTGCCGTATCCATACCGATTTCCGTGGTGTTTGCAGTGGTGCTCATGTATTTCAGCGGCGTTACCCTGAACCTGATTTCCCTGTCGGGTCTGGCGCTGGGCATTGGTATGCTGGTGGACAATTCCATTGTGGTTATTGAGAATATTTACCGTATGAGAAATGAAGGGCTTTCTGCCCGAAAGGCAGCGGTGGAAGGGGCAAAACAGGTGAGCGGAGCTATTACCGCTTCCACCCTGACTACCGTGTGCGTATTTGCACCTATTGTGTTTACCGAAGGTATCACAAGGCAGCTCTTTGTGGATATGGGTCTTACCATTGCCTATTCCCTGCTGGCCAGCCTGATTATCTCTCTTACCTTTGTACCCATGATGGGGGCGAAGATGCTGAAGAAGACAAAAGAAACAAAACATCCCTGGTTTGACAGATTTCAGGAAGTATATGGGACTGTACTGGAAAAAATGCTCCGCCTGAAACCGCTGGTTCTGCTGGTGATGGTGGTTTTGCTGGTGGTCAGCGCCAAAGCGGCCGCCTCCAGAGGAACGGCCTTTATGCCGGATATGGAAAGCACCCAGATGTCTGTGTCAGTTACGCCGCCGGAAGGGGCGGACTTTGAAGGCGCATGTAAACTTGCCGATGAAGTGACAGAACAGATTCAGACCATTGAAGATGTGGAATCCACAGGGGCCATGGCCGGCGGCAGCGGGATTGCAGCCAGTATGATGGGAGGCAGCGGAAGCAGTAATAATGTAACTCTTTATATTATTTTAAAAGAGGACAAAAAATTAACCAATGATGAAATTGCGGCGCAGATTACGAAGCTGACCCAGGATCTGGAGGGGGAAATCAGTGTCAGCAGCTCCAATATGGATATGGGGGCGCTGGCCGGAACCGGACTTTCCCTGCAGATTAAGGGCCGGGATCTGGATAAGCTGCAGGAAATAGCAAAAGACGTATCTGAAATTGTATCAAAGGTAGAGGGAACGGTGGATGTGTCCGACGGTATGGAAGAAACTGAAAAAGAACTTCGGATTACCGTGAACAAAGAAAAAGCTGCGAAATACGGCCTGACGGTGGCTCAGGTTTACCAGCTAATTCAGGAACGGATGGAAACGGAGACTTCAGACGCCACCATTTCCACAGACATTAAAGATTACGATGTATTTTTGAAGAGTGTGGAGCAGAGCGAGGTTTCCAGAGAAGCACTGAAACAGATTACCTTTACTTATACTGACAAAGAAGATGGAGAAGAATCTGAGATTTCCATTTCTGAGGTGGCAGAATTTGAAGAAGTGGAAAGTATGGTTTCTATCAGCAGAGACGGACAGGAGCGGTATGTAACGGTAAACGCCGGAATTGCTGAAGGCTACAACGTGGGGCTTGTGGGCGAAGAAGTGAACAAAGCCATTGCGGATTATGAGCTGCCGGAGGGTTATTCCATGAAAATGACCGGAGAGGATGAGACCATCAACGAGGCTATGGAACAGCTTATGCTTATGCTGGTACTGGCAATTGCGTTTATTTATCTGATTATGGTAGCTCAGTTCCAGTCCCTGAAAGCACCGTTTATCATTCTGTTTACCATACCTCTTGCTCTGACCGGCGGATTTCTGGCTCTGTTCTTCACCGGCAATGAAATCAGTATTATTGCCATGATTGGATTTATCATGCTGGTGGGGATTATTGTAAATAACGGTATTGTTATGGTAGAATATATCAATCAGCTTCGGAAAGAGGGCGTGGAGAAAAGGGAGGCCATTGTGACCGCCGGAAAAACCCGTCTGCGGCCCATTCTGATGACAGCTATGACCACTATACTGGCCATGTCCACCACTGCGTTTGGAAATGATATGGGTTCCGATATGTCAAGGCCCATGGCAGTGGTAACCATCGGAGGTATGATTTACGGAACGGTAATGACTCTGGTGGTGGTGCCCTGTATCTACGATTTGTTCTACAGTAAAAAAAGTATGGTAGAGGAAGAAATATAG